The Clostridioides difficile genome has a segment encoding these proteins:
- a CDS encoding NAD(P)/FAD-dependent oxidoreductase, with amino-acid sequence MRYDIAIIGSGPAGLSAAINAKIRNKTMIMFGNDNLSNKLVKAPSIDNYLGFYDISGDELKDKFKSHIDNMDISIENKRINNIYAMGEYFAIMSGNDMYEATTVILATGVEYTRPIKGEEEFLGRGVGYCATCDAPLYRNKKVAVIGYNEESKEEANFLSELTSKTYFIPMYKKENLMRSSDNLDESIEIIHDRPVQIDGDKLVNKISFKENHIEVDGVFVIKDSTAPSTLIPGIEIDGIHIKVDNNMKTNIEGCFAAGDCVGKPYSYIKAAGQGQIAALNAVYYLDKLKRA; translated from the coding sequence ATGAGATATGACATAGCTATAATAGGTAGTGGTCCAGCGGGATTATCTGCTGCTATAAATGCAAAAATAAGAAATAAAACAATGATTATGTTTGGTAATGATAATTTAAGCAATAAACTTGTTAAAGCTCCTTCAATAGATAATTATTTAGGTTTTTATGATATAAGTGGAGATGAATTAAAAGACAAATTCAAATCGCATATAGATAATATGGATATTTCAATTGAAAATAAAAGAATAAATAATATTTATGCTATGGGAGAATACTTTGCAATAATGTCTGGAAATGATATGTATGAGGCTACTACTGTAATCCTTGCGACTGGTGTAGAATATACTAGACCAATAAAAGGAGAAGAAGAGTTTCTAGGAAGAGGAGTAGGGTATTGTGCTACATGTGATGCACCACTTTATAGAAATAAAAAAGTAGCAGTTATAGGATATAATGAAGAATCTAAAGAAGAGGCAAACTTTTTAAGTGAACTTACTTCAAAAACTTACTTTATACCTATGTATAAAAAAGAAAACCTTATGAGAAGTTCAGATAATTTAGATGAATCTATTGAGATTATACATGATAGACCAGTGCAAATAGATGGAGATAAACTTGTAAATAAGATATCTTTTAAAGAAAATCATATTGAAGTTGATGGGGTATTTGTTATAAAAGATAGTACAGCTCCAAGTACCTTGATTCCTGGAATAGAAATTGATGGTATCCATATCAAGGTTGACAACAATATGAAAACTAATATAGAAGGGTGTTTTGCTGCAGGAGATTGTGTAGGTAAACCATATTCTTATATCAAAGCAGCTGGGCAAGGACAAATAGCAGCATTAAATGCTGTTTATTATCTAGATAAATTAAAAAGAGCTTAA
- the trxA gene encoding thioredoxin — protein MAKVINTSEFRSSVEGSKGVVVVDFFATWCGPCNMLAPVFAELGEDMKDEARFVKVDIDESLEIAQQFSVSTVPTMIIFKDGEPVETLIGFMPKNKIEMKVKSYL, from the coding sequence ATGGCAAAAGTTATAAATACATCTGAATTTAGAAGTAGTGTTGAAGGTAGTAAAGGAGTAGTTGTAGTAGATTTCTTTGCAACTTGGTGTGGACCTTGTAATATGTTAGCACCTGTATTTGCAGAATTAGGCGAAGATATGAAAGACGAAGCTAGATTTGTAAAAGTTGATATAGATGAAAGCTTAGAAATAGCTCAACAATTTAGTGTATCTACAGTACCAACTATGATTATATTTAAAGATGGAGAGCCAGTTGAAACTCTAATTGGATTTATGCCTAAGAATAAAATTGAGATGAAAGTAAAATCATATTTATAA
- a CDS encoding HAMP domain-containing histidine kinase gives MINKNVFTSTKNHLIKMYIVVVGSFLIIFSIFIYSYFRGLTYSGIDSEINDELEYIVSQFKRTSFLNPIRLKDPKDMVYVYEDDRISYYTQNEYFDELLPDRRLDKKNTFFKYTENGYTFRELNVDVGRYQIQIIRNIDSEMNSLKQLTSVFIIGILISVIITYFVAVYLTRKALIPIETAWRNQAKFIQDASHELRTPITIVSSKLESMLKSPENTVNDEVETIATAMKETRRLKKMITDLLSLTKEDSIVKINLEEIDLEKLLEEISEDYVDIAEFQEKKFTFHSELKNKVVITDKNKLRQLILIFIDNAFKYTKLGDEIVLELKEEVEDEVTLLIRDTGIGIKKEEISFIFDRFFRSENVRNKDLEGSGIGLSIAHMISLNLSIEIDVTSDIGVGTTFEISIPKKLK, from the coding sequence ATGATAAATAAGAATGTATTTACCAGCACTAAAAACCATTTGATAAAAATGTACATTGTTGTAGTGGGTAGTTTTTTAATAATATTTTCTATATTTATATATTCATATTTTAGAGGTCTTACATATAGTGGAATTGATAGCGAAATTAATGATGAACTGGAGTATATAGTTTCTCAATTTAAGAGAACCTCATTTTTAAATCCAATAAGACTTAAAGACCCTAAAGATATGGTATATGTCTATGAAGATGACAGAATAAGTTACTATACTCAAAATGAATATTTTGATGAATTACTTCCAGACAGAAGACTAGATAAGAAAAATACATTTTTTAAATATACAGAAAATGGTTATACATTTAGAGAATTAAATGTAGATGTGGGCAGATATCAGATACAAATAATCAGAAACATTGACTCAGAGATGAATTCTTTAAAACAGTTGACATCTGTATTTATAATTGGAATACTAATTTCTGTTATAATTACGTACTTTGTAGCTGTATATCTTACTCGAAAAGCATTGATTCCAATAGAGACTGCTTGGAGGAACCAAGCTAAATTTATACAAGATGCTTCACATGAGTTAAGGACTCCAATAACAATAGTTTCATCGAAATTAGAAAGCATGTTAAAATCTCCAGAAAATACAGTAAATGATGAAGTTGAAACAATAGCTACTGCAATGAAAGAAACAAGAAGACTTAAAAAGATGATAACAGATTTACTATCTCTTACTAAGGAAGATTCTATTGTTAAAATTAATTTGGAGGAAATTGATTTAGAAAAATTACTAGAAGAAATATCAGAAGATTATGTGGATATTGCTGAGTTTCAAGAAAAAAAATTTACATTTCATTCTGAATTAAAGAACAAAGTTGTAATAACAGATAAAAATAAATTGAGACAACTTATATTAATTTTTATTGATAATGCTTTTAAATATACTAAACTAGGTGATGAGATAGTATTGGAATTAAAAGAAGAGGTTGAAGATGAAGTAACATTACTTATAAGAGATACTGGTATAGGTATAAAAAAAGAAGAGATATCTTTTATATTTGACAGATTTTTTAGAAGTGAAAATGTAAGAAATAAAGATTTAGAAGGTTCTGGAATAGGTCTTTCAATAGCACATATGATTAGCTTGAATTTGTCTATTGAAATAGATGTAACTTCTGATATAGGTGTTGGAACTACATTTGAAATATCAATACCAAAAAAATTAAAATAA